GCAGGGGCCCGTGACCGTGGCGGTCGCGGGCCCTTCGCCGTAGACGTTCCCGCGTGTCCCGCGCCGTGGCAGGTGCGCGCGTGTCCCGCGCCGTGGCAGGTGCGCGCGTGTCCTGCGCCGCGGCAGGTGCGCACGGGCCCGCGTCATGGCAGGTGCGCACGGGCCTTCCCGGTGGGGCTCGGCCTCAGCCGAGGCCGTGGGAGGTGCGCCCCGAATCCTCGTCGATCTCGGCGTGGGCCTTCTGGAGCATCTGCGAGGCGATGTCCATCAGCGCCCGGGCGCCCGCGATCTCCTCGCCGACCCGGAGCTGCTCCGCGTCGGAGGGGTGCCGCTGGGCGGAGCCGTGACCGCGCACCTCGGTTCCGTCCGGGAGCCGCACCAGGGCGGCGGCCCGGGTCCGATGGTGCCCTTCTTCACGGAATTCCATGTCGATGTGCCATCCGACGAGCGTCTGCATGACGGATCACCTCCAGCGGTCGGGCTGCGCGTCCGGTGGTACGTCTCCAGGGTGCGCCCGGGGCCGTCTGATCACCACTTTCCCCGCTCACCTGCCCGCTGTCCCCGCCGGTGTGTCCGCTGTCCCACTGACCTGGCCGCTGTCCCCGCCGACGTGTCCGCTGTCCCCACTGACCTGTCCGCTGTCCCCGCCGACGTGTCCGCCGGGCACCGTGGCAGGCCGAGCGCCGCGCCCCATGATCGGTACGGGCCGGGCGGGCGGGCCGCCCGTGCGGGGCGCGGGGGCGCCGGACCGGCGGCGGCGCCGGGGCCGACCCCGCGACCGGGCTCGGGCGACCCCGCCCGCCCGCGGGACGCCGAGCCACCGCACTGACGCCCCGTCACCCCATTGCTTCAACTCTTCACCACAGCGCGGGAGTCGACACGTCACACAGGCACATTCGTATTGGTCTATACCTTGACTGGGGCGCAGTCAGCGCGGTTCAGTGGTGCTCCCCCCACCACCACAGCCCTGTCCGGAATCCCCTCCCGG
The nucleotide sequence above comes from Streptomyces clavuligerus. Encoded proteins:
- a CDS encoding DUF1876 domain-containing protein, with product MQTLVGWHIDMEFREEGHHRTRAAALVRLPDGTEVRGHGSAQRHPSDAEQLRVGEEIAGARALMDIASQMLQKAHAEIDEDSGRTSHGLG